In a genomic window of Coregonus clupeaformis isolate EN_2021a chromosome 27, ASM2061545v1, whole genome shotgun sequence:
- the LOC121541279 gene encoding olfactory receptor 1361-like has product TPYFFISGFIDIPHIKYYYVFLCFVYIVSLVGNTFVMMVIYVDSSLHSPKYIVVFNLAFADVCESTALVPKLLDTFLFSRQLISYNQCLTSLFFIFLFLSMQSFNLTILSYDRLAAICCPLRYHMMVTHRSMLQLTGAAWALAVFMVLLAVCLITRLSFCRSLVINSYFCDHGPLFRLAAPCSDVVPNIVMSYLNPCIVLYLPMVFIISSYICITHALFTITQPQDRIRAVKTCTSHLILVAIFYLPINFTFLLHPIIPTNARIINLSLTSVLPPMLNPIIYVLKTEEFKESAKKLLSTRGAQRAVAPVQST; this is encoded by the exons ACCCCTTACTTCTTCATCAGTGGTTTCATAGACATCCCCCACATTAAGTACTATTACGTCTTCCTCTGCTTCGTATACATCGTCTCTCTG GTGGGCAACACCTTCGTCATGATGGTTATCTACGTGGACAGCAGTCTCCACAG CCCCAAGTACATTGTTGTGTTCAACCTGGCCTTCGCAGACGTGTGTGAGAGCACAGCCCTGGTCCCCAAGCTCCTGGATACGTTCCTGTTCAGCAGACAGCTCATCTCCTACAACCAGTGCCTCACTAGcctcttcttcatcttcctcttcctcagcaTGCAGTCCTTTAACCTCACCATCCTCTCCTACGACAGACTGGCGGCCATCTGCTGTCCGCTCAG GTACCACATGATGGTGACTCACAGGTCCATGCTCCAGCTGACAGGTGCTGCCTGGGCCCTTGCTGTGTTCATGGTGTTGCTGGCTGTGTGCCTCATCACCCGACTCTCCTTCTGTAG GTCTCTGGTGATCAACAGCTACTTCTGTGACCACGGTCCCCTGTTCCGTCTGGCGGCCCCCTGTTCTGATGTGGTCCCTAACATAGTGATGTCTTATCTCAACCCCTGTATAGTCCTCTATCTCCCCATGGTATTCATCATatcatcctacatctgtatcacaCATGCCCTGTTCACCatcacacagccccaggacag AATCAGAGCCGTGAAGACCTGCACCTCACACCTGATACTTGTAGCCATATTCTACCTGCCTATTAATTTCACCTTCCTCCTTCACCCAATCATACCAACCAACGCCCGGAtcatcaacctctccctgacctcgGTGCTGCCACCCATGCTCAACCCAATCATATATGTTCTGAAGACAGAGGAGTTTAAGGAATCGGCCAAGAAGCTGCTTAGTACAAGAGGAGCCCAGAGAGCTGTGGCGCCGGTCCAATCAACATGA